The sequence CTgcctgctcaggagcaggggTAGGGGCAGAACGAAGAGAACACCTCTTATCAAACCCACGAGCCCTAGCTTAGCTATTCGTGTGTTAGTGAGCATGGTGGcatatctcagagggttacatatggcaaCATAGCGATCAAAGGCCATTGTCACAAGGATGGCTGAGTGCATCACAGTACCTGCATGAAAGAAGAACATCTGGGTCAGACACCCACTCAGAGTAATAACTTTCAAATTCAACCAAAATATACACAGTGCCTTCAGCACAACGGAGGTAGACGTGCtgatttctgtgagtgccagcatgcagagcagcaggtaCATCGGCTTGTGCAGGGTCTGCTCTTTGCCTACAACAAACAGAACCATGAAATTTCCCAAGAGGCCGATAATGTAGAACGtagagaaagggatggaaatccaGACATGGGCAGCGTCCAGGCCAGGGATGCCCATTAGGATGAATGTTGAAGGGTCAGAGGGGGTCAGGTTGAAAACTGCCATCAGGTGGTCAATGCGGTGACAGGGCTCAGAAATGCTCAAGGTGCCTGTGAAAGGAAAGAAGCACAGTGAGAGGGGGGTTACAGACTTTATAACAAATAGTACGgtaaatattttatagttattACCAATCTAGAAATGGGGGTGAGCAGTGAGATGGCAACACTTTCTAAGATACGCACCCCTCAAATACAGGGTAACACAGTCCAGTTCTCAAAAACACAGTTTCACAACTCTCACCAAAAAGCTCTAGTAGAATGTCCTCAATTCCTGTAGCAGTTTTCCTGTATTTGCACTTTCCAACAAAAAAACATTTGGTTTACCCTCCAGGCTTCCTGAAGTATTGGATGAAGGAAAATGAGGCAAATTTTGCTCACCAGATCACTGTACATATGATAAAGAAATTCAGCATTGTAGTAGCTTTCTTTGTCTTTGGCTGTCATGGCAGATGGCACCAGATTATTTAGGTCATAGGTAAGTCCAGAGAAGTCCTCAGAAGGAAATAACCAAGGCaggtgaatgggcaacatgaCGGCATATGACCTTTCATGTCAAAAACTGCAATGTGAATGCCCATTGGAGGGAAAAATTGAACTCCTCAAACACCTTACAAGGTTCTAATTTAACTGTTTGAACTCAGGACAGGGATCTGGGCATCATGGTACATAGCTCAGAGAAACCCTGCTCAAAGTGCAAGCATGGACAGAAACTAAGCAAAACACTGGGATGCAGGAGGATTGGGATGGGGAATCATTCAGAAAATACAATGCCATGAGATCAGTCAGCACTGATGTAGCACTGGGCACCCTTCTAAAAACAGGATATTGCACAACTACAGGGGTTCAGGCAAGGGGAACAGGAAGGATCAAGGACACCCTCGTACAGAGAGAggttgaaaagactgggattgttaaCTTACAAAGGAGATAAACAAGAGGGGACGTGAGAAAAATCTATAAAATAGTGACTGGTAAAGAATAGATCGAGAATGTGTTCTCCCCATCTCATAGCACAGGATCAAATGGACATTCAATTAAACTGAAACCTGGCaaatttaaaacagataaaaaaaGAATGCTTTCTTCACTCAATGCCTAATTAGActgaggaactcattgccagaagaTGTAGTTGAGGCCATGAGCTAAGTAGGAATCTGTAAGGgtttggacatttatatggatagtgCAACTATCCAGTTACACAGCCCATGTGTTTCAGGGCACAAGTCAATCTCTAGCTATTAGGCATTAGAGTGACACACTCAGGATGGTTAGGTCATCCCCCCATCCACCCACTGCTgggtttcttacaccttcttcTACAACACCTGCGGCTGTCACTGTCAGAGAGAGGACACTGAACTAGACAGACCACAGCTCTGATCCAATTCCTATGTTGGAAAGTTTTCCAAGTTTTCCCCATGGAAATGGACATAATCATGTTGGGCTATGGCTTTGTGCTCAACAAAATGGGCACCAGGGGCACAAGGGCCTTGGTATTTAGGGCTACAGGCCTGCACCTCTGTTACTTCCCTTGTTTCTTTTGGGGAGACACtttcttggaggcacccagcttTGTCTGAGACATAAGTTACAGGTGATAACTGACGTGTAAGCAGAGATGTATCAGCAACTCAGTGGCTAACTGTTCTCATGCCTGAATATTGaagaagtttgcagatgacccaaacaTTGGGGGattgtaaataatgaagaggacacgtcactgattcagagccatCAGGATTCACTGGTAAACTGGGgggaagcaaacaatatgtgtctAAGATAGCTAGGTAGATATCTACATATAGGAATAAAGAAAATAGGTGATGCTAACACGATGGTGAACTATTGTGGGATTCCGAAGAAGATTTGGGAGCATTATGGGATAACTCGCTAAACATTAGGTCCCAGTGTGACCATGTGTCCAAAAGAGCCAATGTGATCCTTTGATGATAACCAGGAGAATGTCAAGGAGaggtagagaagttattttacctctttatttggcaTTGGTGCGACTACTGCTGGAATCCcatgtccagttctagtgtccatGATTTAAAATGGAT is a genomic window of Lepidochelys kempii isolate rLepKem1 chromosome 1, rLepKem1.hap2, whole genome shotgun sequence containing:
- the LOC140918063 gene encoding olfactory receptor 52P1-like, producing MAVFNLTPSDPSTFILMGIPGLDAAHVWISIPFSTFYIIGLLGNFMVLFVVGKEQTLHKPMYLLLCMLALTEISTSTSVVLKALCIFWLNLKVITLSGCLTQMFFFHAGTVMHSAILVTMAFDRYVAICNPLRYATMLTNTRIAKLGLVGLIRGVLFVLPLPLLLSRQPFCANRIIRHTYCDHMAVAKMSCGDITVNRMYGLVIPFVVNGLDLTLIALSYGLIIRAVLRIPSKKAHQKALNTCTAHICVMLMSYPSFFFSTLTHRFGQGIAPHVHIILANLYFLLPTMLNPIVYGVKNKELLEKVGKYTCRMCSPGGH